One window from the genome of Chroococcidiopsis sp. TS-821 encodes:
- a CDS encoding LL-diaminopimelate aminotransferase yields the protein MEFAKRLEYLQANVFADMDQAKARALAAGKDLIDLSLGSSDLPAAPHVLEAIAQSLPDRSTHGYLLFHGTRAFREAAASWYTQKFGIPVDPETEVLPLIGSQEGTAHLPLAVLNPGDFALLLDPGYPSHAGGVYLASGQVYPMPLRAENGFLPVLADIPAPVLAQSRMMVLSYPHNPTSAIAPLAFFQEAVAFCQQHNLVLVHDFPYVDLVFTQESQDPQSLAPSILQADPEKSVAIEFFTLSKSYNMGGFRVGYAIGNAKLIRALRQVKAAVDFNQYRGILNGAIAALTGSQAQVSTVVKTFRQRRDAFINALHQINWQVPTPDATMYIWAKLPEPWDDSIQFCTELVETTGVAASPGAGFGKFGEGYVRFALVRDPAILETAVERMATFLHSR from the coding sequence ATGGAGTTTGCCAAGCGTTTAGAATATCTTCAAGCTAATGTCTTTGCAGATATGGATCAAGCAAAGGCACGAGCGCTCGCTGCAGGAAAAGATTTGATTGACTTGTCGCTCGGGTCTTCGGATCTGCCAGCCGCACCCCACGTGCTAGAGGCGATCGCTCAATCTTTACCAGATCGCAGCACGCACGGTTACTTACTATTTCACGGTACGCGGGCGTTTCGAGAAGCCGCAGCGAGTTGGTACACTCAAAAGTTTGGCATTCCTGTCGATCCCGAAACCGAAGTTTTACCGCTCATTGGTTCGCAAGAAGGGACAGCGCATTTACCCCTTGCAGTCTTAAATCCTGGCGATTTTGCTTTGTTACTCGATCCTGGCTATCCTTCGCACGCGGGTGGCGTATATTTAGCAAGCGGTCAAGTTTACCCGATGCCATTACGCGCAGAAAATGGGTTTTTGCCTGTATTAGCAGATATTCCCGCACCTGTACTCGCGCAGTCGCGGATGATGGTATTAAGTTATCCGCATAATCCCACAAGTGCGATCGCGCCTTTGGCATTCTTTCAAGAAGCGGTTGCGTTTTGCCAACAACACAATCTCGTGTTAGTTCACGACTTTCCCTATGTCGATCTTGTCTTTACACAAGAAAGCCAAGACCCCCAATCGCTCGCGCCTTCTATTCTGCAAGCCGATCCGGAAAAGTCTGTAGCGATTGAGTTTTTCACGCTCTCGAAGTCGTACAATATGGGCGGGTTCCGCGTAGGGTATGCGATCGGCAATGCAAAGTTGATTCGAGCCTTGCGTCAAGTTAAAGCAGCGGTAGATTTTAATCAATATCGCGGAATTTTAAACGGTGCGATCGCGGCACTGACTGGTTCGCAAGCACAAGTTTCAACAGTTGTCAAGACTTTTCGGCAACGCCGCGATGCATTTATTAATGCGTTACACCAAATCAACTGGCAAGTACCTACACCCGACGCCACAATGTACATCTGGGCAAAACTACCCGAACCTTGGGACGATTCGATTCAGTTTTGTACCGAACTCGTTGAAACGACAGGCGTCGCGGCTTCGCCTGGAGCGGGTTTTGGTAAGTTTGGCGAAGGCTATGTACGGTTTGCATTGGTTCGCGATCCCGCTATTTTAGAAACCGCGGTTGAGCGCATGGCGACGTTTTTACATTCGCGTTGA
- a CDS encoding PspA/IM30 family protein, translated as MGLFDRISRVVKANLNDMVSKAEDPEKMLEQSLLEMQEDLVQLRQSVAQAIAAQRRTEQQYNQAENEVNKWQRNAQLALQKGEENLARQALERKKTFAETANALRITLDQQTSQIATLKKNLIALESKISEAKTKKDMLKARITAAKAQEQLQGMVGKMNTSSAMAAFERMEEKVMLQEARAQSAAELATDNLESQFAALEASSNNIDDELAALKAQMSLPGGSPQQASLPPSEQSSTSQSEPVDAELEQLKKQLDQL; from the coding sequence ATGGGATTATTTGATCGAATCAGTCGGGTAGTCAAAGCTAACCTCAACGACATGGTTAGTAAAGCCGAAGACCCAGAAAAAATGCTCGAACAGTCGCTGCTAGAGATGCAGGAAGACTTGGTGCAACTACGTCAGAGTGTAGCACAAGCGATCGCCGCGCAACGACGCACCGAACAACAGTACAATCAAGCGGAAAACGAAGTGAATAAGTGGCAGCGCAATGCCCAACTCGCACTGCAAAAAGGCGAAGAAAATTTAGCCCGCCAAGCCCTCGAACGCAAGAAAACGTTTGCCGAAACGGCGAATGCCTTGCGTATTACCCTCGACCAACAAACAAGCCAAATTGCGACACTCAAGAAAAACCTCATTGCTCTAGAAAGCAAAATCTCCGAAGCCAAAACGAAAAAAGATATGCTCAAGGCGCGGATTACTGCAGCTAAAGCGCAAGAGCAACTACAAGGTATGGTTGGCAAAATGAACACCAGTAGTGCAATGGCAGCCTTTGAGCGGATGGAAGAAAAAGTAATGTTGCAAGAAGCGCGCGCGCAATCTGCGGCTGAATTAGCAACTGACAACCTCGAAAGTCAGTTCGCCGCCCTAGAAGCTAGTAGTAATAATATCGACGACGAACTTGCCGCACTCAAAGCACAGATGTCACTTCCAGGAGGCTCTCCGCAACAAGCATCGCTCCCTCCCTCAGAACAATCATCGACATCTCAATCTGAGCCAGTTGACGCTGAATTAGAGCAACTGAAAAAACAGCTAGACCAATTGTAG
- a CDS encoding bacterioferritin, which produces MKELDQEKTIHLLNTIMEFELAGVVRYTHYSLMVTGPNRIPIVEFFKAQANESLLHAQQVGEILTGLEGHPSLRIAPMEETYKHTVRDILEESLNHERKALELYKSLLETVSDASIYLEEFARTMIGQEELHNIEIKKMLRDFSGNAA; this is translated from the coding sequence ATGAAAGAGCTTGACCAGGAGAAAACAATTCACTTGCTAAATACCATCATGGAGTTTGAACTTGCAGGCGTAGTGCGTTATACACACTATTCGCTAATGGTGACAGGACCAAATCGAATTCCGATTGTAGAATTTTTTAAAGCACAGGCAAACGAATCACTCCTCCACGCACAACAGGTAGGCGAAATTCTCACAGGCTTAGAAGGACACCCCAGCCTACGCATTGCACCGATGGAAGAAACATATAAACATACAGTGCGAGATATCTTAGAAGAAAGCTTAAATCACGAAAGAAAAGCGTTGGAATTATACAAAAGCCTTTTAGAAACAGTAAGCGATGCAAGTATCTATCTAGAAGAATTTGCTCGCACTATGATTGGACAAGAAGAGTTACACAACATTGAAATTAAAAAGATGTTGCGCGACTTTAGTGGTAATGCTGCGTAA
- a CDS encoding PspA/IM30 family protein, whose protein sequence is MGLIDRIGRVFRANVNSLVSNAEDPEKILEQTVAQMQDDLVQLRQAVASAIATQKRTERQAQQAQFTAEEWYRRAQLALQQGNETLAREALTKRKSYQETANAMQSQIEQQNGIVARMKKDMQALESKISEAKAKKDMYIARARSAEATARLNEMLGGVNTSKSLGAFERMEERVMQLEAQSELIADMGTDDLQKQFDSLAAGDDIDAELAQMKAKLPSTPNSPQLPGTSTTQDRNVEKRRE, encoded by the coding sequence ATGGGATTGATTGACCGCATCGGGCGGGTATTTAGAGCGAATGTCAATTCTTTAGTTAGTAATGCGGAAGATCCAGAAAAAATTTTAGAGCAAACAGTCGCACAAATGCAGGACGATCTCGTGCAACTGCGACAAGCCGTAGCAAGTGCGATCGCCACACAAAAACGTACTGAACGCCAAGCACAACAAGCTCAATTTACCGCCGAAGAATGGTATCGCCGCGCGCAACTAGCCTTACAACAAGGAAATGAAACCTTAGCCCGCGAAGCCCTAACAAAGCGCAAATCTTACCAAGAAACAGCTAACGCGATGCAATCGCAAATCGAGCAACAAAATGGAATCGTAGCTCGCATGAAAAAGGATATGCAGGCGCTAGAAAGCAAAATATCTGAAGCCAAAGCCAAAAAAGATATGTATATCGCGCGGGCGCGTTCAGCCGAAGCAACCGCAAGGCTTAATGAAATGCTAGGTGGCGTCAATACGAGTAAATCCTTAGGCGCTTTTGAGCGCATGGAAGAACGAGTCATGCAACTCGAAGCGCAATCCGAATTAATCGCCGATATGGGAACCGACGATCTCCAAAAACAATTTGACTCGCTAGCAGCAGGCGATGATATTGATGCCGAACTAGCGCAAATGAAAGCAAAGCTACCTAGTACGCCTAACTCGCCCCAACTCCCTGGAACTTCTACTACTCAAGATAGAAATGTAGAAAAACGTAGAGAATAA
- a CDS encoding CAP domain-containing protein codes for MAQRIVPEQMLRKPIPAASSYTALEQSIHRQINEYRRSRNLPPLTLDSRISAQALAHSQVMASGKVSFSHDGFEQRVQVIRRTIPYRAAAENIACNQGYSNPDVQAVQGWINSPGHRVNIEGQYDLTGIGISRNAKGEYYFTQIFIRSR; via the coding sequence ATTGCTCAAAGAATTGTCCCCGAACAAATGTTACGTAAACCAATACCTGCTGCAAGTTCTTATACGGCTTTAGAACAATCGATTCATCGACAAATCAACGAGTATCGGCGATCGCGCAATTTACCACCACTCACTCTTGATTCTCGCATTAGCGCCCAAGCCTTAGCTCACAGCCAAGTAATGGCAAGTGGTAAGGTTTCTTTTAGCCATGATGGTTTCGAGCAGCGCGTTCAAGTCATTCGCCGGACAATACCCTATCGTGCAGCTGCTGAAAACATTGCTTGTAACCAAGGCTATAGCAATCCAGACGTGCAAGCTGTCCAAGGTTGGATTAACAGCCCTGGTCATCGCGTTAACATTGAAGGTCAATATGACTTAACTGGTATTGGGATTAGTCGCAACGCTAAAGGCGAGTATTACTTTACCCAAATCTTCATCCGCAGCCGCTAA
- the trxA gene encoding thioredoxin: protein MSSVTAISDKEFESEVLQANQPVLVYFWASWCGPCRLMSPMIDWAAATYNDRLKVVKMEVDPNPETVKQYQVEGVPALRLIQDQQVLEATEGVIPKQKLIEILDTHCQ from the coding sequence ATGAGCAGCGTCACTGCAATATCAGATAAAGAATTTGAAAGCGAAGTTTTGCAAGCAAACCAACCAGTGTTAGTCTACTTTTGGGCTTCCTGGTGCGGTCCTTGTCGTTTGATGTCACCTATGATTGACTGGGCAGCAGCAACATATAACGATCGCCTGAAAGTTGTCAAAATGGAAGTTGACCCTAACCCCGAAACTGTCAAGCAGTATCAAGTCGAAGGTGTACCGGCGCTGCGGCTAATTCAAGACCAACAAGTGCTAGAAGCTACCGAAGGCGTGATTCCGAAACAAAAACTGATTGAGATCTTGGATACCCATTGCCAATAA
- a CDS encoding DciA family protein, giving the protein MSFNSLEQLVGAFIEQNALHERPLLRVVKCWAEVVGAAVAAHTRPLAIQRNILWVATSSAAWAQNLTFERQRILTKLNPYLPPNNLLVDIRFSTAGWQRSPNTKQEQTPIKNDHPSYIVTAVTRKNHLHAVPENPRAAFQHWQETMRSRAQGLPLCPQCQCPTPPGELQRWTVCSFCAAKKW; this is encoded by the coding sequence ATGTCTTTTAATTCGCTTGAGCAACTCGTGGGTGCTTTCATCGAGCAGAATGCTTTGCACGAGCGACCACTGCTACGTGTTGTTAAGTGTTGGGCAGAGGTTGTCGGTGCTGCGGTGGCTGCACACACGCGCCCGCTTGCGATTCAACGTAATATTTTATGGGTGGCAACATCGAGCGCGGCTTGGGCGCAAAATCTGACTTTTGAACGCCAGCGCATTTTAACAAAACTCAACCCTTATTTACCACCGAATAATTTGTTAGTTGATATTCGCTTTTCGACCGCAGGTTGGCAGCGATCGCCAAATACCAAGCAAGAGCAGACACCAATAAAAAACGATCACCCAAGCTACATTGTCACAGCGGTAACGCGTAAAAATCATCTCCATGCTGTGCCAGAGAACCCGCGTGCTGCGTTCCAACATTGGCAGGAGACAATGCGATCGCGAGCGCAGGGATTACCACTTTGTCCGCAATGTCAGTGCCCTACTCCACCTGGAGAACTACAGCGATGGACCGTCTGCTCGTTTTGTGCTGCTAAAAAATGGTAA
- a CDS encoding imelysin family protein, with protein MRFQNWQQKMWVVVCAGILLGTSACNQQTATTANTTSPATSNAHSDRQVVSDFADRVVIPTYQVFAQKAAQLATAIETFVQNPNEETLAAAQNAWRDARSPWEQSESFTFGPADSLGYDAAIDSWPVNETDLTAVLQSNDPLTVETIQKRQDTEKGFHAIEFLLFGTDNNKQVSDFNQRELEYLQALGKDFSRVANELVASWTKGVAGQPAYREVLASAGASNNSSYPTLSSGAAEIVQGMIDSLDEVANEKIGEPLAQQDTKLLESRFSFHTLEDLKSNVKGAENVYLGRFPAMNTNGKGISTAVAQVNPDLDARIKSQFQRSMTALESIPAPLETAIANPQAVPQIQTAQTTIDSLQQTLRQEVLPLVQN; from the coding sequence ATGCGTTTTCAGAATTGGCAGCAAAAAATGTGGGTAGTGGTCTGTGCTGGGATACTATTAGGTACAAGCGCTTGTAACCAGCAAACTGCGACAACAGCAAACACAACTTCTCCGGCGACTAGCAATGCTCATAGCGATCGCCAAGTTGTCAGTGACTTCGCAGATCGAGTTGTCATTCCGACTTATCAAGTATTTGCGCAAAAAGCCGCACAACTCGCAACAGCAATCGAGACTTTTGTGCAAAATCCCAACGAAGAAACACTAGCAGCTGCACAAAATGCTTGGCGCGATGCGCGATCGCCCTGGGAGCAGAGTGAAAGCTTTACCTTTGGACCTGCTGACTCACTAGGATACGATGCAGCTATAGATTCGTGGCCCGTTAATGAAACCGACTTAACAGCGGTTTTGCAAAGTAACGATCCATTAACTGTAGAAACAATTCAAAAGCGTCAAGATACAGAAAAAGGATTTCACGCCATAGAGTTTTTGCTATTTGGTACAGACAACAACAAACAAGTCAGCGACTTCAACCAACGAGAACTAGAATACTTACAAGCCTTAGGTAAAGACTTCAGCCGCGTAGCCAATGAATTAGTTGCTAGTTGGACGAAAGGAGTTGCAGGACAGCCTGCTTATCGAGAAGTTCTCGCAAGCGCAGGGGCGAGTAACAATAGCAGCTATCCTACCCTATCCTCTGGCGCAGCAGAAATTGTGCAAGGAATGATTGACAGCTTAGATGAAGTTGCGAATGAGAAAATTGGCGAACCTTTAGCGCAACAGGATACTAAATTACTCGAAAGTCGATTTAGCTTTCATACCCTTGAAGACCTAAAAAGTAACGTCAAAGGTGCAGAAAACGTCTATCTCGGTCGTTTTCCAGCGATGAACACCAATGGCAAAGGAATAAGTACCGCTGTTGCTCAAGTAAATCCGGACTTAGACGCCAGAATTAAAAGTCAATTTCAGCGATCGATGACCGCATTAGAAAGCATTCCTGCACCTCTAGAAACAGCAATTGCTAATCCACAAGCAGTACCGCAAATTCAAACCGCACAAACGACGATTGATAGTCTCCAACAAACGCTAAGACAAGAAGTTTTGCCATTAGTACAGAACTAA
- a CDS encoding metal ABC transporter substrate-binding protein, which produces MKVRTRSQGRKYRSLVVGFLLGLFLSACGAAITNQAGSEVNDRPNVVATSTIITDWAAKVGNEQIQLTGILQPGDDPHVYEPVPRDNIAFEKADLILYNGYNLEPALIRLMNAAGVNARKLAVGEVVPPLQLEEQGTTVPDPHVWGDVKNAIAMVNAIRDAFIELLPTERETFTQNAAQYTAQLQQLDAWVREQIQTIPPENRRLVTTHDAFQYYANAYGLEIFGTLIGISTEEQPSAQTVRQLSDAIRAANVPTIFAETTINPALIQTVAAEAGVELATRPLYSDSIGSPGSDADSYINMIVANTRTIVEALGGNYTPFPQS; this is translated from the coding sequence ATGAAAGTGAGGACTCGGTCGCAAGGCAGAAAATATAGATCGCTCGTTGTTGGATTCTTACTAGGGTTATTCCTGAGTGCGTGTGGTGCAGCAATTACTAATCAGGCTGGTTCAGAAGTTAACGATCGACCAAACGTTGTTGCTACCAGCACAATTATTACCGACTGGGCTGCGAAAGTAGGAAACGAGCAAATTCAACTCACGGGAATTTTGCAACCAGGGGACGATCCCCACGTGTACGAACCTGTACCGCGCGATAATATCGCGTTTGAAAAAGCCGATTTGATTCTCTACAATGGTTATAACTTAGAGCCAGCGTTGATTAGATTGATGAATGCGGCGGGCGTCAATGCACGCAAACTCGCCGTTGGGGAAGTCGTACCACCGCTACAGCTAGAAGAACAAGGAACAACAGTCCCCGACCCGCACGTTTGGGGCGATGTGAAAAATGCGATCGCCATGGTGAATGCGATTCGCGATGCATTTATCGAGTTATTACCCACCGAACGCGAAACTTTTACGCAAAACGCGGCGCAATATACTGCGCAATTACAGCAACTTGATGCTTGGGTGCGCGAGCAAATTCAAACGATTCCGCCAGAAAATCGCCGACTGGTTACTACGCACGATGCGTTTCAATACTACGCTAACGCTTATGGGTTAGAAATTTTTGGGACTTTAATCGGGATTAGTACTGAAGAACAACCCAGCGCCCAGACGGTGCGACAATTATCAGATGCGATTCGAGCAGCAAACGTCCCCACAATTTTTGCGGAAACAACGATTAATCCTGCTTTAATTCAAACCGTAGCCGCAGAAGCCGGAGTGGAACTTGCGACGCGACCTTTATACTCTGATTCAATTGGTTCTCCAGGAAGCGACGCCGATTCTTACATCAATATGATTGTCGCTAATACGCGCACAATTGTCGAAGCCCTCGGAGGCAACTACACGCCGTTTCCTCAAAGTTAA
- the menB gene encoding 1,4-dihydroxy-2-naphthoyl-CoA synthase has translation MQNWQTAKTYEDILYHKTDGIAKITINRPHKRNAFRPKTVFELYDAFVDAREDTSIGVVLFTGAGPHTDGKYAFCAGGDQSVRGNAGYVDEDGVPRLNVLDLQRLIRSMPKVVIALVAGYAIGGGHVLHLICDLTIAADNAIFGQTGPKVGSFDGGFGASYLARIVGQKKAREIWFLCRQYTAAEALEMGLVNCVVPVEQLEAEGIQWANEILEKSPIAIRCLKAAFNADCDGQAGLQELAGNATLLYYMTEEGAEGKQAFLEKRKPDFRRYPWLP, from the coding sequence ATGCAAAACTGGCAAACGGCTAAAACCTACGAAGATATCCTTTACCATAAAACCGACGGTATCGCCAAAATTACAATTAATCGTCCGCACAAGCGGAATGCGTTTCGTCCCAAAACGGTGTTTGAACTTTACGATGCTTTTGTCGATGCACGTGAAGATACGAGCATTGGTGTTGTTTTATTTACAGGTGCAGGACCGCATACTGATGGAAAATATGCATTCTGTGCAGGTGGCGACCAAAGCGTGAGAGGAAATGCGGGATATGTTGATGAAGATGGCGTTCCGCGGTTGAATGTATTAGATTTACAGCGGTTAATTCGCTCCATGCCGAAAGTAGTGATCGCACTTGTTGCTGGGTATGCGATCGGTGGCGGACACGTACTGCATCTAATTTGTGACTTAACGATCGCAGCTGATAATGCAATTTTTGGTCAGACAGGTCCCAAAGTTGGTAGCTTTGATGGTGGATTTGGGGCAAGTTACCTCGCTCGCATTGTTGGGCAAAAAAAAGCGAGAGAAATTTGGTTTCTCTGTCGCCAATATACCGCAGCCGAAGCGCTAGAAATGGGTTTAGTTAATTGCGTCGTGCCTGTAGAACAATTAGAAGCTGAAGGCATTCAATGGGCAAACGAAATTTTAGAAAAAAGCCCAATCGCAATTCGCTGTCTGAAAGCTGCATTCAATGCCGACTGTGACGGGCAAGCTGGTTTACAAGAACTTGCAGGAAACGCAACTCTACTTTACTACATGACTGAAGAAGGAGCTGAAGGAAAACAAGCTTTCCTTGAAAAGCGCAAACCTGATTTTCGTCGATACCCTTGGCTACCTTAA
- a CDS encoding ribonuclease H-like domain-containing protein: MELTDFQVCDRDIDDEILAQYMNAETIAVDTETMGLLPWRDRLCLVQLCDPQGRVTAIRIAKGQESALNLQTLMEASHVLKVFHFARFDIATLSYHLDIQVSPIFCTKIASKLARTYTNRHGLKDLIQELEQVELDKSAQSSDWGNAASLSEQQLRYAANDVRYLLSAQQKLVAMLEREDRLELAQACFECLPTIVTLDLLQFKDIFEH; encoded by the coding sequence ATGGAATTAACCGATTTTCAAGTTTGCGATCGCGATATTGATGACGAAATCTTAGCGCAGTATATGAATGCGGAGACGATCGCCGTCGATACCGAAACAATGGGTTTATTACCCTGGCGCGATCGCTTGTGTCTCGTGCAATTATGCGATCCGCAAGGGCGCGTTACTGCGATTCGGATCGCCAAAGGACAAGAATCTGCCCTAAACTTACAAACCTTAATGGAAGCAAGTCACGTCCTCAAAGTGTTTCACTTTGCACGGTTTGACATTGCAACTTTAAGCTATCATCTTGATATTCAAGTATCACCTATCTTCTGCACTAAGATTGCCAGTAAACTCGCTCGCACCTACACAAATCGACACGGGCTAAAAGATTTAATTCAAGAACTGGAACAAGTTGAACTTGATAAAAGCGCCCAAAGTTCCGATTGGGGAAACGCAGCATCGTTAAGCGAACAACAACTCCGCTACGCAGCCAACGACGTCCGCTATTTGCTTTCCGCACAGCAGAAACTTGTTGCTATGCTTGAGCGCGAAGATCGATTAGAGTTAGCACAAGCTTGTTTTGAGTGTTTGCCGACAATTGTCACGCTTGATTTATTGCAATTCAAAGATATTTTTGAACACTAA
- a CDS encoding FTR1 family protein, whose product MSISAAVPTFVITLREGVEAALVVGIVLACLKKAQQTQLNSWVFAGVGAGIGASALVGLLFSLVIPAISAANPQYTPVIKPLIEGIFSVIAIVMLSWMLIWMTQQAKHLKAEIEDSLQKTLQQNQAAGWGVFSLIFIAVLREGFETVIFIAANFQQGLFPAFGAVLGLVGAVLIGVMLFKWGVKINIRRFFQVMGVLLLLIVAGLVVSALKHFDAAAATLANMDRTLASLCFYHAQFAQNPSCILGPRVWDTSHILPDNQFPGIVLKALFGYRQNLFLVQAIAYIGFLVTIGSVYFRSLGEGTQKMSATAQKPASSQPD is encoded by the coding sequence ATGAGTATTAGTGCTGCTGTACCAACTTTTGTCATTACTCTCCGCGAGGGAGTAGAAGCTGCTTTGGTTGTAGGAATTGTTCTGGCGTGTCTCAAAAAAGCACAGCAAACTCAATTGAACTCTTGGGTTTTTGCAGGTGTGGGCGCGGGAATAGGCGCAAGTGCATTAGTTGGTTTGCTCTTTAGCTTAGTAATTCCGGCGATTAGTGCTGCAAATCCTCAGTATACGCCTGTTATTAAACCTTTAATCGAAGGAATATTCAGCGTTATTGCTATTGTCATGCTGAGTTGGATGCTCATTTGGATGACGCAACAAGCAAAGCATCTCAAAGCCGAGATTGAAGATTCTCTTCAGAAGACTTTGCAACAAAATCAAGCAGCGGGATGGGGGGTCTTTAGCTTAATCTTTATTGCGGTTTTGCGCGAGGGTTTTGAAACCGTCATCTTTATCGCGGCTAATTTTCAACAAGGCTTATTTCCCGCTTTTGGTGCAGTTTTAGGTTTAGTAGGGGCGGTATTGATCGGCGTGATGCTGTTTAAGTGGGGTGTCAAGATTAATATTCGCCGCTTTTTCCAGGTAATGGGGGTTTTATTACTTTTGATTGTGGCTGGCTTAGTCGTTTCCGCATTAAAGCATTTTGATGCTGCTGCTGCAACGCTGGCAAATATGGATCGCACTCTAGCATCGCTATGCTTCTATCACGCTCAGTTTGCGCAAAATCCTTCTTGTATTTTAGGACCAAGAGTGTGGGATACTTCGCACATTTTACCCGACAACCAATTTCCTGGAATCGTTCTCAAAGCACTCTTTGGCTACCGTCAAAATCTCTTCTTGGTGCAAGCGATCGCGTATATTGGCTTTTTAGTAACGATTGGTAGCGTTTACTTCCGCAGTTTAGGTGAGGGAACTCAAAAAATGAGTGCTACAGCGCAAAAACCTGCGAGTTCGCAGCCAGATTAA
- a CDS encoding metal ABC transporter ATP-binding protein encodes MPDDAAITVSHLGVQYRNVEALHDVNLAIYPGRITGIIGPNGAGKSTLIKAMLGLIPASGTVLYQGKPLKSQLDKVAYVPQRSAIDWSYPATVWDVVLMGRVRKAGWFRRFSHVSRQVAAAALERVGMSEYRDRSIGQLSGGQQQRVFIARALAEEAEVFCFDEPLAGIDKKTEAVIFDIFHELAAAGKTVIVVNHDLGEAITNFDDLILLNKEVIASGSRQTVLQPENMSRAYRGQVVFFSGEAA; translated from the coding sequence ATGCCAGACGATGCAGCAATTACTGTCAGCCATTTAGGAGTGCAGTATCGCAACGTAGAAGCGCTGCATGATGTCAATTTAGCGATTTATCCTGGAAGAATTACGGGAATTATCGGTCCAAACGGCGCGGGTAAGAGTACTTTAATCAAGGCGATGTTAGGGCTGATACCAGCAAGTGGCACAGTTTTATATCAAGGAAAGCCGCTGAAGTCGCAATTAGACAAAGTCGCTTATGTTCCACAGCGCTCGGCGATCGATTGGAGTTATCCTGCTACAGTGTGGGATGTTGTTCTCATGGGGCGAGTTCGTAAAGCTGGATGGTTTCGTCGTTTTTCGCACGTTAGCCGTCAAGTTGCAGCAGCAGCGTTGGAACGTGTAGGGATGAGTGAATATCGCGATCGCTCGATTGGGCAACTTTCTGGCGGACAGCAACAACGCGTATTTATCGCCCGCGCGTTGGCAGAAGAAGCCGAGGTCTTTTGTTTTGACGAACCGTTAGCAGGTATTGACAAAAAAACCGAAGCCGTCATTTTTGACATCTTTCACGAATTAGCCGCAGCCGGCAAAACTGTAATCGTTGTCAATCACGACTTGGGTGAAGCAATTACTAATTTTGACGACCTCATTTTATTGAATAAAGAAGTTATTGCCAGCGGTTCGCGTCAGACTGTATTGCAACCAGAAAATATGAGTCGTGCTTATCGGGGTCAAGTTGTATTTTTCAGTGGAGAAGCAGCATAA